One region of Armigeres subalbatus isolate Guangzhou_Male chromosome 3, GZ_Asu_2, whole genome shotgun sequence genomic DNA includes:
- the LOC134220403 gene encoding uncharacterized protein LOC134220403, with protein sequence MLAIVLGVFALLQLSTQQEVPGVLLKGNQTAGKRASVSENPETCDGSRMFSTCSGCESVSVCLGDTMDWRYCPYINSEKPFCNNGECSATPGYDDCPYSLSCNGEGYYPDPRTCDTYHYCEGKYQASSVYKCPTNYVFNPETNFCKRKQKEADCMKVTCNPDEIFSRYGTSNRFFGYCRYPGMGPFSYDVSIYKCPDGTIFDGKTCSFECPAEGRFPDASDNRGYYECYFLEDEKLTAVYQQCPSGRVFDAKLGSCIQNVQTTTGSTISG encoded by the exons ATGCTGGCGATCGTACTAGGAGTTTTCGCTCTTCTGCAGCTATCCACTCAGCAGGAGGTGCCAGGTGTTCTCCTGAAAGGAAACCAAACAGCGGGAAAACGTGCCTCAGTGTCGGAAAATCCCGAAACCTGCGATGGATCTCGGATGTTCTCAACCTGCAGCGGCTGTGAATCTGTTAGTGTTTGTTTAGGTGACACGATGGATTGGCGCTACTGTCCGTACATAAATTCAGAGAAACCATTCTGTAACAACGGAGAATGTTCGGCTACTCCCGGTTACGATGATTGCCCTTATAGCCTTTCCTGCAATGGCGAGGGATACTATCCAG ATCCCAGAACCTGCGACACGTACCATTACTGTGAGGGTAAGTACCAAGCCTCTTCGGTGTACAAATGTCCAACCAATTACGTCTTCAATCCGGAAACAAACTTCTGCAAACGGAAACAAAAGGAGGCAGACTGCATGAAGGTGACGTGTAACCCAGACGAGATATTCTCCCGTTACGGAACCAGCAATCGGTTCTTCGGATACTGCAGGTACCCCGGTATGGGACCGTTTTCCTACGATGTTTCAATCTACAAGTGCCCTGATGGAACGATATTCGATGGAAAAACATGTTCCTTCGAGTGCCCTGCAGAGGGACGGTTCCCGGATGCTTCTGATAACAGAGGCTACTACGAATGTTATTTTTTGGAAGATGAAAAATTGACTGCCGTCTATCAGCAATGTCCGTCGGGAAGGGTCTTCGATGCAAAGCTGGGCTCATGCATTCAAAATGTGCAAACAACCACTG GTTCTACTATATCTGGATGA